The genomic window GAGAGGCAGAAcgagaaaaatgaaaaagaatagagagaggggagaggggaaaggacagcagagaaaaaaggaaaagaatgagAGAAAGAGCTAAACAAATTAAAGCaggaccaattttttttttaaaggcgttTGATGTTGCAAGCTAAGTTAGTTTAAAAGTTAACCTTAAATCTATAAATTTTCAAAAGGTTGCTGGTTTAAAAGGCATTgctttttattatgcttatttttACATTAACTATACAAACAAGGGACAAGGGACAAGAGACAAGATTAAGCATCTTTCATAGCTATCATAACTGGACAATGGGATGTCAAGCTGCTGAATGTGGATATGtacaataatagaatcacagaacccaCTCAATGCAGGAATTTGTTACGGTATTTATCAGATCTGCTCTCTCCAATGAACTTGAGGTTAATGCACAGTCATCTTATTTTATCCTGACCACCACCGCAAGAGAGAATGAGATAGGAACTTGCACGAAACCGAGAATGAGAGATAGAAACTTGCACGAAACCATCTAACAAGCTcagtgaaggagagagagagagagagagagagagagatcagcctCCTTGATCCAGGTCTAGACCCAACTGGTTTTTGTTGGAGATACTGGATTTCTATAGTTCCTTTCTTCCCCTTAGGAAATGTCCATCACAGTAGGGGAACTAAAAACATATGCACTTTTGTTCTGTACTcatttacttggaaggaagtACCATGCAGTTTATTTCCAAGTCAGGTGTGGTTCAGATTGCAGACCTTCATCCTGAAAGCACATGCTTTGCCACCAAGTGGAATTGGAGAAGACTCGATAAGAATGAAGTTCTAGGGTTGGGGGAGACACGTCATCCACTTTCATCACAGGTGAAGCTCTTTTAATATAACATGGGGGCGCTTGAGGAATATGTGGCCCTGGTTGCATTTCTCCTTAAAGTGCTTTGCCAATGACCAAAACGCTCATGAAAAACACCATGATGAAAAAGATCCACATGAAAAATCTGTCCATCACTTTGGCTACCTTCTTCCACTCCACTCCTTTGGCGTGGTTGGCTTTGTGGCGTCTCACGCAGGTAGCGATATATTCAATATTCTTGATCAGGATTCTGTAGCAAGAACAGCAACTAACAATATCCCTGGCATTTTCACCCGGGACTCCACTGCCGTCACAAACGTCACCTGGGGGCTTCTTTTTGAGCTCGCAGCCACCGTGTTGGATCTTGGCAAGCGGCCTCCTTGTCTCTTCGTATCTGCCTTGGTCTTTTCGACAAGCGCTATTTGTCTTTTCCACCTTTGGGTCCCGCTCTTTGACACGTTGCAAACTTGTGCAGTTTTCGCCAACGTCATAAACAAAGAAGATCTTTGACATGTAGTCCAAGATGACAACCCTCGCCCACTGTGGGACAGGCTTGGCTCCTGATCCACAGTAATGGATATTCATTATAATGATAGTCAGTGCTGTGGATGCTGTGATCATTGTCATAGTAGCAATGTAATATTTACCTATGAGGTGAGGAAAAAAGACGGCTCAAATGCTTGAATT from Lacerta agilis isolate rLacAgi1 chromosome 9, rLacAgi1.pri, whole genome shotgun sequence includes these protein-coding regions:
- the CHRNA9 gene encoding LOW QUALITY PROTEIN: neuronal acetylcholine receptor subunit alpha-9 (The sequence of the model RefSeq protein was modified relative to this genomic sequence to represent the inferred CDS: deleted 1 base in 1 codon) is translated as MPAVRNVITYGCCSEPYPDVTFTLIWKRKSSFYIFNLLLPCLLISFLAPLGFYLPADSGEKVSLGVTVLLALTVFQLMVAESMPPSENVPLIGKYYIATMTMITASTALTIIIMNIHYCGSGAKPVPQWARVVILDYMSKIFFVYDVGENCTSLQRVKERDPKVEKTNSACRKDQGRYEETRRPLAKIQHGGCELKKKPPGDVCDGSGVPGENARDIVSCCSCYRILIKNIEYIATCVRRHKANHAKGVEWKKVAKVMDRFFMWIFFIMVFFMSVLVIGKAL